The sequence TATAAAGATTAATGACCTGCACAGAACAAAGTCCAAGATTTTACCAAATCACAGAGGTTCTAACAggacaaaatatattatatccaATCTCTAAGAAGAAATCACGTGAGATTTAAATGCGTTGACTAACCTCATCGTTCAACCATTCACCTGGTTTAAGACACCTCAGGATTTTCCCTGTAATGTCAATATTCGAGTTCTCATGTGCAACCAAGATGGTCCTGCAGTGAGAGACGTTCATAGCattacataacaaaaacaaatctgtatTCTTAGAGCAAGTAAATAAGAGaccaaaaatgaaaatcataCGAGTCATAAGCCGAGAATGCACGCTTGACCACTGTTTCCTCCTCTCTAGAAAGAGGCAGAAATGCTTCACGCCGTACATCCTGAAATAACAATCAAAGTACAATGAAGCATAAAAGCTTAAACTTTAGCCACATCTATAAAGACAAAAGGGAAAATAGCCAAACGTCTACTGGTTCTTCATCTTGTTtccaaaacgaaaaagaaaaaggaaacaagctTCGCAGTAAAGCACGGCCTCTCTCTTTCAGAGAATCACCATAGCCTCTGGCTTTCAGTTTAGAAATCCGGTGCTCAGCACTCTCAACAGCCTTTCTGTCTGCTTCATAACTCGTAACATCAGTCACAGGgagattcaaaacaaatgaACTATTAGCTTGAGAACCATCATCCACCATAAAGCTCCTATTTTTCAGATTAACAAATCCGTTCCCCATCTCTGCCTTCTCATCCACCTCCATAGCCACGTTTTCCACACTCTCCATACTATTATCACTAGATATCATTTCCACATCTCTACACTCATCGTCAACATCAATCACTTCTCTATCCGTTCTATAAGGCAAAGGCAAATCAAGTCCATTTCTTTTAAACAAGTCATAGTTCCTTGTGAGAAAAGCAGCTCCAAACCCATTACCAGAAACCTGCCGTGTGCTACGATCTCGACCGCTCTTCAGAATCCGCGAAGGCCCATGAATTTGTCTCCGCAACGGAGATTTCACTTCTGGGTAACGGTAATTTCCAGGAGCCATGACTCTTGATGAACGTAATAAACTGAAGAAAGTGGAGTTTTCACAAGGGTTTAAACCACCACCGCTGCGTTTGTGGTTACTCATTACTGTTCTGATATAGAAGTAACCATAACCCTACACACGAATTTAAAACCAATCCCACAAAACTGAAAGgtcgaaaacaaaaaaatcccaaatttagGGTTAATTGATTTCGATAAAATAACTCGGGAGCAAGCAAAGTTTGAATACACACTGACGTTTCCGACTCGCAACGCTCCCGATGACGACCCGGACAAAATAGGGTAGACCCGGCCTGAATTGACCCGGGAGGTTTTGTTTTGGAAGAGAAAGGACAAACTCAAATTTGTTGACTTTTTCTAAAACCCTCTAGATGATAGGGAGGTTTCTGGGTCTTGTTCCTCCGATTCGGCTAAacctatgttttgttttgttttatttcatctCGTTAAAGTTAAACCCTCTCTACTCTCTTCTCCTGAAAGCTTGGCTTTTTTTCACTTCAGGGAGTTTCGTTAAACataaaagctttgatttttatttcttttaattggTATCTTCTTCGATCGTGTTGGATTTTGAGATTAGTCGGTTGTTTGAAACTCGGAAGTCAGGAAGATGCAGATGCGGATGCTACTAAGACCAGGTAAATATGCTTTTGTGCATTTCAGTACCTGAGCTGAATTGTTGTGGCTTCTTTACAGTACTGTTGCTTTAGAAACTGATGAATCTCATATGAGATTGTTCCTGATTTGTGTTATGTTTGTCTCTGTAGGTATTATACTTCACACCGATACAAAATCCTCTCGTGTTGTTGTCAGAGTTTGTAAGCAATTATCATCTTTGTCTGATAATGGCGAGAATCATGAGAAACCGTATACATTTGAGGGTAATAGGCAAACTGTTGATGATATTTGCAATGTTTTGGAGACTGGTCCATGGGGACCTTCAGCTGAGAATGCTCTATCTGCTCTAAGCTTTAAACCACAACCAGAATTTGTCATTGGGGTTTTACGGAGGCTGAAAGATGTTAACCGGGCGATTGAGTATTTCCGTTGGTATGAGAGGAGAACCGAGCTGCCTCATTGTCCTGAATCATACAACTCCTTGCTTTTGTTGATGGCTCGTTGCAGAAATTTTGATGCTTTGGAACAGATTCTTGGAGAAATGAGTGTTGCAGGATTTGGTCCTTCTGTTAACACTTGTATTGAGATGGTTTTGAGCTGCGTTAAGGTGAATAAGCTTAGGGAAGGTTTTGATGTTGTGCAGATGATGAGGAAGTTCAAGTTCCGACCTGCTTTTTCAGCTTATACAACTCTTATAGGTGCTTTCTCAGCGATTAATCATTCTGATATGATGTTGACTCTCTTTCAGCAGATGCAGGAGTTAGGATATGAGCCTACTGTTCATCTCTTTACGACATTGATTCGGGGATTTGCCAAAGAGGGTCGAGTTGATTCTGCTCTATCTTTGCTCGATGAGATGAAGAGCAGCTCTCTTGATGCCGATATCGTTCTTTATAATGTATGCATAGATAGCTTTGGTAAAGTGGGCAAGGTTGATATGGCATGGGAATTTTTTCACGAGATTGAAGCGAATGGTTTAAAGCCTGATGAAGTCACTTATACTAGCATGATAGGAGTTCTGTGCAAGGCAAACAGATTGGATGAAGCTGTGGAGATGTTTGAGCATTTAGAGAAGAATAGACGGGTACCTTGCACTTATGCTTACAACACTATGATTATGGGTTATGGTTCGGCTGGAAAATTTGATGAAGCATACAGTCTTCTAGAGAGACAGAGGGCAAAGGGATCTATACCGAGTGTGATCGCATATAATTGCATTCTTACATGCTTAAGAATATGGGAAAAGTGGACGAAGCTTTGAGAGTGTTTGAGGAGATGAAAAAAGATGCTGCTCCAAATCTTTCAACCTATAATATTCTCATTGACATGCTGTGTAGAGCTGGTAAACTTGACTATGCTTTTGAGCTACGTGATTCTATGCAGAAGGCTGGTCTATTTCCTAATGTTAGGACTGTGAACATAATGGTTGATCGGCTCTGTAAGTCCCAAAAGCTTGATGAAGCATGTGCTATATTTGAGGAGATGGATTATACGGTTTGTACGCCAGATGAGATTACATTCTGCTCCCTCATAGATGGCTTAGGGAAGGTCGGAAGAGTTGATGACGCTTACAAAATCTATGAGAAGATGTTGGATTCTGATTGTCGTACTAACTCTATTGTTTACACATCCCTGATAAGGAACTTCTTCAACCACGGTAGAAAAGAAGATGGACACAAGATATATAAGGAGATGATTTATCAAAATTGTTCTCCTGACTTGCAGCTTCTGAATACGTATATGGATTGTATGTTCAAAGCTGGAGAACCAGAAAAGGGAAGGGCGAtgtttaaagaaataaaagccCATCGGTTTGTCCCAGATGCTCGAAGCTACTCGATTTTAATTCATGGACTAATAAAAGCAGGGTTTGCAAATGAAACATATGAGTTGTTTTATTCCATGAAAGAGCAAGGCTGTGTCTTGGACACACGTGCTTACAATATTGTCATTGACGGTTTCTGCAAGTGCGGAAAAGTTAACAAAGCTTATCAGCTGTTGGAGGAAATGAAGACAAAAGGTTTTGAGCCAACTGTCGTTACGTATGGTTCGGTCATTGACGGGCTTGCAAAAATAGATCGGCTTGATGAAGCTTATATGCTCTTTGAGGAAGCAAAATCAAAGAGAATAGAACTAAACGTGGTAATCTACAGTAGTCTTATTGATGGGTTTGGGAAAGTTGGTAGGATTGATGAAGCTTACCTTATCCTGGAAGAGCTTATGCAGAAAGGATTAACACCTAATGTCTACACATGGAACTCATTGCTTGATGCATTGGTCAAGGCTGAGGAAATCAATGAAGCCCTTGTCTGTTTTCAGTCGATGAAAGAATTGAAATGCACGCCAAACCAAGTTACTTACGGTATCCTAATAAATGGTCTTTGTAAGGTCAGGAAGTTCAATAAAGCCTTTGTCTTTTGGCAAGATATGCAGAAACAGGGGATGAAACCTAGCACTATTTCTTACACCACCATGATATCGGGACTTGCAAAGGCTGGGAATATTGCAGAGGCTGGGGCGCTTTTTGATCGGTTTAAGGCAAATGGTGGTGTTCCAGACTCTGCTTGTTATAATGCCATGATAGAAGGTCTGAGTAACGGGAACAGGGCAATGGaagctttttctctttttgaggAAACACGTCGAAAAGGATTACACATCCATACTAAAACCTGTGTTGTTCTTTTGGATACTTTGCATAAAAATGATTGTCTTGAGCAAGCAGCTATTGTTGGCGCTGTTTTGAGGGAAACAGGAAAGGCACGGCATGCTGCACGGTCTTGGTAGATAGTTATCGAGAATCTCGTTTCTTGCATAGGAAAACCAACCAAAGACGTTTTGGATTTTGTCTGATTGAAGTGAGCATTCTGAATACCAAGTTTCTGGCGGTGACAATGATTGTTTAATATCTGTGAGTGTTCACAGATCGAGAAAGATGGGTGTCGTGCCTGCACTTTCAGATTGTTATCATTGCCATTTTTGCAGGATTTGATTAGAGACTATTGCTTGGTCTACAAGTCGACTTCAGTGGATGAGCTCTTATTTATCACAAAGGTTGTATATTCTCTGACGTAAGAGTCAGCTCCTTGTGTAGTGTAAGAAGCAGAAATCTTAAGAAGATTGTGACTATATAAGTGAATTTCATAAGAAAATGTCTGTGCTGCTCTGTCTTACATTGCATTATAACAGAGCACCAGTTTGATCTTATATGACctgtttcttttaaaattatgttgtgCTACTTCTGTAGATCTGCGGCTTTTTCTGGAGATGAGATATAAACCTCCTTCCAACTCATTTTTGGCTcacttttttactttcattagcTTAGTCTACGTCTACTTTAATCAACCTGAACTCGATATACAatgaatattatgattttttttaatcaaagaacTTGATTCTTGTTTCATTTGGTACATTGCGTGTGGATGTTATTAGAGTATAAAAGATCATGTGAGTAGATATTAAAGACACCTTTAGCTTAAATAATTGGTaagttaaatgtgaaaaaaaaaacacacatacaAAGGTCCAAAACACACCAAAACTCCCAAGACACCAAGAACATTTTTCTTTACCTTCTCGAcgttacaaacaaaaattccaAGTTATACGACTGGTATCTAAAGATGATATCATCATCGCTCACCTTCATTTCACTTATTAGCTTCTACAGCTGGGTACTCGGATTCTGTGGCGGTTGTTGCAGTAACTCTTCTTCTAATTCATCGTTTTGTGTTTGTATATCCTGCTAACAGTAAATGCATATATATCAATACAcgttaaaacaaaaaagcatcCATACCTATTCTATTTGCTGAATGCAATTTTACCTGTGTACTTAGCTCCGACTGTGGTTGTAGAGGTAGTTCTTGTGCAACAGGGTATGCTTGTGGCTGAGACATTCTATAATATGGTTCTTTCAGACACtccatatgatatgataataacTTAATAAGCAGAAAAAGACGCGTAAGTAAAACTTACTGCATCGTACGCTACAAAGTCGTGGTTCCTTTTTAACTTCCCGA comes from Camelina sativa cultivar DH55 chromosome 19, Cs, whole genome shotgun sequence and encodes:
- the LOC104767269 gene encoding ubiquitin-like-specific protease 1A is translated as MGNGFVNLKNRSFMVDDGSQANSSFVLNLPVTDVTSYEADRKAVESAEHRISKLKARGYGDSLKERGRALLRSLFPFSFSFWKQDEEPLLFQDVRREAFLPLSREEETVVKRAFSAYDSTILVAHENSNIDITGKILRCLKPGEWLNDEVINLYMVLLKEREAREPKKFLKCHFFNTFFFTKLVNSGTGYNYGAVRRWTSMKRLGYYLKDCDKIFIPIHMNIHWTLAVINIKDRKFQYLDSFKGREPKILDALARYFVDEVNDKSKVDLDVSGWRQEFVQDLPMQRNGYDCGMFMLKYIDFYSRGLDL